One region of Myxocyprinus asiaticus isolate MX2 ecotype Aquarium Trade chromosome 38, UBuf_Myxa_2, whole genome shotgun sequence genomic DNA includes:
- the LOC127428666 gene encoding coiled-coil domain-containing protein 90B, mitochondrial-like, translated as MSCWRIFLRRQCQFNTFFKPHQFNMQPLCHRRGLHASTAVKNYDVRKVELTPLEQRKLTFDSHALVTELESSGFEKRQAEVIVTALVTLTSANMDIVYRDMVTGAHQEIALQQIMAHLDSIRKDMVILEKSEFANLRSENAKMKTELEQIKNRLQEESQKIRADAKLDINLERSRVTDMFTEQEKTLMEVRTEFQKKNSELESEAVETSKKIDIQVASLKTLLESLKLETIRYLAACIFTCLAIALGFYHLWK; from the exons ATGTCATGCTGGAGAATCTTTCTGCGTAGACAATGTCAATTCAACACCTTTTTTAAACCGCATCAGTTTAACATGCAACCACTGTGTCATCGGAGAG GGTTGCATGCATCGACTGCTGTGAAGAATTATGATGTAAGAAAAGTCGAGTTAACGCCACTGGAGCAGAGGAAACTTACATTTGACTCCCATGCGCTTGTGACAGAGCTGGAATCGAGCG GCTTTGAGAAGAGGCAGGCAGAAGTGATTGTAACGGCATTAGTGACTCTTACTTCAGCCAACATGGACATTGTATACAGAGATATGGTCACAGGAGCCCATCAA GAAATAGCGCTTCAACAAATCATGGCTCATCTAGACTCGATCAGGAAAGACATGGTTATTCTGGAGAAGAGTGAATTTGCCAACTTGCGTTCAGAAAATGCT aaaatgaaaacagaactggAACAAATAAAGAACAGATTACAG gaagaaagtcaaaaAATCAGAGCAGATGCAAAGTTAGATATTAATCTGGAGCGAAGTAGAGTTACAGACATG ttTACCGAGCAAGAGAAGACACTGATGGAAGTTAGGACAGAGTTCCAAAAAAAG AATTCAGAACTGGAAAGTGAAGCAGTAGAAACCTCAAAGAAAATAGACATTCAAGTGGCCTCTTTGAAAACCCTCCTGGAATCCCTAAAACTGGAAACAATTCGTTATCTTGCAG CATGCATTTTCACCTGCTTGGCAATTGCATTGGGTTTCTATCACTTATGgaagtga